The Pedobacter roseus genome contains a region encoding:
- a CDS encoding type IV secretory system conjugative DNA transfer family protein has product MEESKEQQSLHRFLQFAIYLALLLDVLMFVYATKFLTDSGAEKIGLARFLVRMSRIIIYQHPLYSRFFSLLLISLVSIGTLSKKEKDLDAKTAIIYPLVLGLVLMAASIFFFGEKGAVVFYLTSWQDIGYISLLLIGTILVHLAMDNVSKIISSSLGKDKWNTEEESFMQARKPVNGPFAVTIPSLFYYRRKVHSGFINIENIFRGTLLIGTPGSGKSFGIVMPFIRQLIFKEFCICCYDFKFPDLGQIAYYHYLLGKKQGRLSGFDFHVINLTQVERSRRINVLRPDYIVTLADAGETAEALVEALKKGDKSGGSDQFFTQSAVNFLSSCIYFFSQYQGGKYSTFPHVLSFLNCSYEQIFSVLFSNPELGSLLSPFATAWQAKAFNQLEGQIGTLKVFISRLATKETFWVFSGDDFNLKISSRAEPSMLVLANDPNTQNINSACYSVVLNRLTRLINSKGNRPSALIIDELPTLFVHRIENLIATARSNKVAVLMGLQELPQFQQQYGKDTATTITSVVGNVLSGSVRNKETLEWLERLFGKVKQQSESLSIDRTKTSVSLSEKLESLIPAGKIASLKAGELVGMLAADAVEEYTGKYDTSAINCRVNLDMEAIAREEKAYPDMPLYYDFAGKKDEILRKNFMRINDEIQVLVKKFRTEAAVPKNRESPKASMAGGMKR; this is encoded by the coding sequence ATGGAAGAAAGCAAGGAACAACAGAGCCTGCACCGCTTCCTTCAGTTTGCCATTTATCTCGCCCTTTTGCTAGATGTGCTCATGTTTGTCTATGCAACTAAGTTCTTAACTGATTCTGGTGCAGAGAAAATCGGGCTCGCCAGGTTTCTGGTGCGCATGTCACGGATTATTATTTACCAACACCCGCTCTACAGCCGGTTTTTCTCGTTGTTGCTTATCTCGCTGGTTTCAATCGGGACACTGAGCAAAAAAGAAAAAGATCTTGATGCTAAAACAGCGATCATTTATCCGCTCGTGTTGGGATTAGTCTTAATGGCGGCCAGTATCTTTTTTTTTGGTGAAAAGGGGGCTGTGGTTTTTTATCTGACCAGCTGGCAGGATATTGGGTATATCTCTTTATTGTTGATAGGGACGATCCTGGTGCACCTAGCGATGGACAATGTTTCCAAGATTATCAGCTCTTCTTTAGGTAAGGATAAGTGGAATACCGAAGAAGAATCCTTTATGCAGGCAAGAAAGCCTGTGAACGGACCATTTGCAGTTACCATCCCCTCACTTTTTTATTACCGCAGGAAAGTACATTCGGGCTTCATTAACATAGAGAACATCTTTCGCGGAACGCTTTTGATCGGGACCCCGGGCTCGGGCAAGAGTTTTGGCATTGTTATGCCCTTTATCCGGCAGCTTATCTTTAAGGAATTCTGTATCTGCTGTTATGACTTTAAGTTTCCCGACCTGGGTCAGATCGCCTATTACCATTATCTGCTGGGTAAAAAGCAGGGCAGGCTCTCAGGCTTTGATTTTCATGTCATCAATTTAACCCAGGTAGAGCGGAGCAGGAGGATAAATGTATTAAGACCAGATTACATAGTAACGCTCGCCGATGCTGGCGAAACAGCGGAAGCGCTGGTTGAAGCCTTGAAAAAAGGGGATAAATCCGGTGGTAGCGATCAGTTCTTTACCCAGAGTGCGGTAAATTTTCTCTCCTCCTGCATTTATTTCTTTTCTCAGTACCAGGGAGGGAAGTATTCTACTTTTCCGCACGTACTTTCATTTTTGAACTGCAGTTATGAGCAGATTTTTTCGGTGCTATTTTCCAATCCTGAGCTTGGGAGCTTACTTTCTCCATTTGCCACTGCATGGCAGGCTAAAGCTTTCAACCAGCTAGAGGGGCAGATAGGAACGCTAAAGGTATTCATCTCCCGCTTAGCTACTAAAGAGACGTTCTGGGTTTTTTCTGGGGATGATTTCAACTTAAAGATTTCATCCCGGGCGGAGCCCTCTATGTTAGTCCTTGCCAATGATCCCAATACACAGAATATCAATTCCGCCTGCTATTCTGTAGTGCTCAACAGGCTGACCAGGCTTATCAACTCTAAAGGAAACCGGCCCTCGGCCTTGATTATCGATGAGCTGCCAACTTTATTTGTTCACCGCATCGAAAATCTCATTGCCACTGCCAGATCAAATAAGGTAGCTGTACTCATGGGACTCCAGGAGCTTCCACAGTTTCAGCAGCAATATGGAAAGGATACCGCAACCACCATTACCTCGGTAGTAGGAAATGTACTTTCTGGCTCGGTAAGGAACAAGGAAACGCTGGAATGGCTGGAGCGGCTTTTTGGGAAAGTTAAGCAACAGTCAGAGAGCTTGTCCATTGATAGAACCAAGACATCGGTGTCGCTCTCGGAAAAACTAGAATCGCTGATTCCTGCAGGTAAGATCGCATCATTGAAGGCCGGAGAGCTCGTTGGTATGCTTGCAGCCGATGCTGTAGAAGAATATACCGGGAAATATGATACCTCGGCGATCAACTGCAGGGTGAATCTTGATATGGAGGCGATAGCCAGAGAGGAAAAAGCTTACCCTGATATGCCGTTGTATTATGATTTCGCAGGAAAAAAGGATGAGATTCTCCGTAAAAACTTCATGCGCATAAATGATGAAATACAGGTATTGGTTAAAAAATTCAGAACCGAGGCTGCTGTCCCAAAAAATCGGGAAAGTCCCAAAGCCTCCATGGCAGGCGGTATGAAGCGATAA
- a CDS encoding M23 family metallopeptidase, which produces MNSIKVNSAFGKRIHPVTHFADFHRGIDLHARNEPVFSFLAGKVSGVGFNSILGKFIRIDHSGLESIYGHLSIILVQKGEEVRSGEVIAVTGSTGRVTGEHLHFSLRIGRVYIDPVNFILCYYKVAKINQINFMENSAYLTLRQKLELLAMVEEVELNQDEAWVYGIGFADTEEEQDG; this is translated from the coding sequence TTGAATTCAATAAAGGTAAATAGCGCTTTTGGTAAAAGGATACATCCTGTTACCCATTTTGCGGATTTCCATCGTGGCATTGATCTTCACGCAAGAAATGAGCCTGTATTTTCTTTTCTTGCCGGAAAGGTATCCGGCGTAGGCTTTAATTCAATTCTGGGAAAATTTATAAGGATTGATCATTCAGGCCTTGAAAGCATATATGGCCACCTCTCCATTATTCTGGTTCAAAAGGGCGAAGAAGTCCGTTCTGGGGAAGTTATAGCGGTTACGGGATCTACCGGTAGGGTGACTGGCGAACACCTGCATTTTAGTTTGCGCATCGGGCGAGTCTACATTGATCCAGTAAACTTTATTCTTTGCTACTATAAAGTAGCCAAAATTAATCAAATAAATTTTATGGAAAATTCAGCCTATTTGACCCTAAGGCAAAAACTGGAACTACTCGCGATGGTAGAAGAAGTGGAACTGAATCAGGACGAGGCCTGGGTTTACGGAATTGGTTTTGCGGATACGGAGGAAGAGCAAGATGGATAA
- a CDS encoding ArdC family protein yields the protein MDKRDVHKPLHVQVAEKVIEALRAGTAPWQIPWDSGGIPLLMPYNFQSGNRYKGINALSLLMAGREDPRWMTYRQAEESGMQVRKGEKSMLIQFVKTSDEQTRRDASGKVIHDEFGKPIKETRELPHAIVRNAYVFNAAQIEGMPKLEREKPGTEWAPVARAENLIASSGAVIFHQYSANAFYDPKRDAITLPYKDWFSESHKYYATLLHELGHWTGHPDRLNRDMGKGFGDASYAREELRAEIASMLIGQELGIGHDPGQHYAYVESWISILENNPFEIFSASMDAERILGYIMDIERKQEITNEKVSLNAMQPAPGKTSGYLTTGDKIPYNGSVYEVLGHLKQGRLKMHESLNGNTFTMSREDKLYAALLYLKREMGAEFQNEKHANQIGEAVNQSHLDLNR from the coding sequence ATGGATAAAAGAGATGTTCATAAACCCCTGCACGTTCAGGTTGCCGAGAAAGTAATTGAGGCACTCCGCGCCGGAACCGCACCCTGGCAGATTCCATGGGATTCAGGGGGCATTCCTCTTTTAATGCCTTACAATTTTCAGAGCGGCAATAGATACAAGGGAATCAATGCGCTATCGCTTTTGATGGCAGGTAGGGAAGATCCAAGATGGATGACCTACAGGCAGGCAGAGGAAAGCGGAATGCAGGTGAGAAAGGGAGAGAAATCCATGCTCATCCAGTTTGTTAAAACAAGTGATGAGCAAACCAGGCGCGACGCTTCAGGAAAGGTTATCCATGATGAGTTCGGAAAGCCCATAAAGGAAACCAGGGAACTTCCCCATGCCATTGTTCGCAATGCTTACGTGTTTAATGCCGCGCAGATCGAGGGCATGCCCAAACTGGAAAGGGAAAAGCCAGGCACCGAGTGGGCACCGGTTGCGCGGGCAGAGAATCTCATTGCCTCCTCAGGCGCAGTAATTTTTCACCAATATTCCGCAAATGCCTTTTATGACCCAAAAAGGGATGCTATTACGCTTCCCTACAAGGACTGGTTTTCTGAAAGCCACAAATATTATGCTACACTGCTACACGAACTGGGCCACTGGACGGGGCATCCAGACCGGTTGAACCGTGACATGGGTAAAGGCTTTGGGGATGCGAGCTATGCCAGGGAGGAACTAAGGGCAGAAATCGCTTCGATGCTTATTGGACAAGAACTTGGTATAGGCCATGACCCGGGACAGCATTATGCCTATGTGGAAAGCTGGATATCGATTCTGGAGAACAATCCTTTTGAGATTTTTTCTGCTTCCATGGATGCCGAGCGTATTCTTGGCTATATCATGGATATAGAAAGAAAACAGGAGATTACCAATGAAAAGGTTTCCCTGAATGCAATGCAGCCTGCTCCTGGAAAAACTTCTGGGTATCTCACCACGGGAGATAAGATTCCCTATAACGGATCGGTCTATGAGGTTCTTGGCCATTTAAAACAGGGAAGGCTGAAGATGCATGAAAGCCTGAACGGCAACACATTTACAATGAGCCGGGAAGATAAACTCTACGCAGCGCTTTTATACCTCAAGCGCGAAATGGGTGCTGAGTTTCAAAATGAGAAGCACGCTAACCAAATTGGCGAAGCTGTGAACCAATCACATCTTGATTTAAACAGATAA
- a CDS encoding DUF4099 domain-containing protein, with amino-acid sequence MKNIIIGEALPVAELSRLGLYDGARYLLDDTDIAALLSGRRTSLVNLQNLVSETFVIDSLDAKLSLNLDEDSLHEIKLHPIYNEPKLSPDLLDVEADALIAGEVKNLAKPINFSDGTNRTIVFEYDSETREFISYDPKGVEVPFQINGEKLDAKKSKDFALGRIVQLIDGTMIQHRASEPKGIVASRTALILTFLKDGKTEGFLLKDLAPIMDSSIHQTPFSPGFESAFLEMKKNDGAISDEILQQRELDEFKSEYSQGYSHGVSR; translated from the coding sequence ATGAAAAATATAATTATTGGGGAAGCCCTGCCTGTTGCAGAGCTATCCAGGCTAGGGCTATACGACGGGGCCAGGTACTTATTGGACGACACAGACATTGCTGCACTTCTTTCGGGCAGGAGAACTTCTTTAGTGAACCTACAGAATCTGGTCAGCGAGACTTTTGTTATTGATAGCCTGGATGCTAAGCTATCCTTAAACCTGGATGAAGATAGTCTCCACGAGATAAAATTGCACCCTATTTACAATGAGCCGAAACTGTCTCCGGATTTATTGGATGTTGAAGCTGATGCGCTGATTGCAGGAGAAGTTAAGAATCTTGCAAAACCCATTAATTTTTCTGATGGCACAAATAGGACTATCGTATTTGAATATGATAGTGAAACCAGGGAGTTCATTTCCTATGATCCAAAAGGAGTAGAGGTTCCATTTCAGATCAACGGAGAGAAACTAGATGCAAAGAAAAGTAAGGATTTTGCCCTAGGACGTATTGTGCAGCTAATCGATGGGACAATGATCCAGCATAGGGCTAGTGAGCCCAAGGGAATCGTAGCCAGCCGTACAGCACTTATCTTAACTTTTTTGAAAGATGGTAAAACCGAGGGTTTTTTGTTAAAAGATCTCGCTCCCATAATGGATTCAAGTATTCATCAGACTCCCTTTTCACCAGGCTTTGAATCCGCATTCCTGGAAATGAAAAAAAACGATGGCGCAATTTCAGACGAGATATTGCAGCAGAGAGAACTCGATGAGTTCAAAAGCGAGTATAGCCAAGGCTATAGTCATGGCGTATCCAGATAA
- a CDS encoding DNA adenine methylase — MTKLKLRTPISYYGGKQKLAKRIVSVIPPHVLYCEPFIGGAAVFFAKEQSKVEVINDTNKELMNFYRVAKEDFTSLEKEIRISLHSRDLHRKASVIYNNPDMFSEIKRAWAVWLTSSQSFSSQLDSSWGYDKSGNTTTKKINSKKEGFVEEMAIRLQNCQIECADALYIIASRDTTDSFFYCDPPYYNSDCGHYDGYSEADFEALLFLLAGIKGKFLLSSYPSPLLEKYAKEHGWHQWSVKQQVSVNAKGGKQKSKIEVLTANYPIDLKAEFGV; from the coding sequence ATGACCAAACTAAAATTAAGAACCCCCATAAGCTATTATGGGGGTAAACAAAAATTAGCCAAACGCATTGTTTCGGTAATTCCGCCCCATGTGCTTTACTGTGAACCTTTTATTGGTGGCGCGGCGGTATTCTTTGCTAAAGAACAATCAAAGGTTGAGGTAATTAATGATACCAATAAAGAACTGATGAATTTTTATAGGGTAGCGAAGGAGGATTTTACTTCACTTGAAAAGGAGATCAGGATCTCTCTTCATTCCAGAGATCTGCACAGAAAGGCCTCGGTAATCTATAACAACCCGGATATGTTTTCGGAGATTAAAAGGGCATGGGCAGTCTGGCTGACTTCCTCACAAAGCTTTTCGTCGCAGCTTGACAGCAGCTGGGGCTATGATAAATCCGGTAACACAACCACTAAGAAAATAAATTCCAAAAAGGAAGGCTTCGTAGAGGAAATGGCGATCAGGCTCCAGAACTGCCAGATTGAGTGCGCGGATGCACTCTATATCATTGCAAGCCGCGATACCACAGATAGTTTCTTTTATTGTGATCCGCCCTATTACAATTCTGATTGTGGTCACTACGACGGTTATTCTGAAGCAGATTTTGAAGCGCTTCTGTTTTTGTTGGCCGGCATAAAGGGTAAATTCTTACTCTCTTCCTATCCGTCCCCACTATTGGAAAAATATGCCAAAGAACATGGCTGGCATCAATGGTCGGTAAAGCAACAGGTCTCCGTTAATGCAAAAGGAGGAAAGCAAAAAAGCAAGATAGAGGTGCTTACAGCTAACTACCCGATAGACCTAAAGGCGGAATTTGGAGTTTGA
- a CDS encoding recombinase family protein, producing the protein MSEIFFFDSFAKGKQNKKVSKSLECVIYTRVSSKEQADNLSLGTQLKACTLYAEKFGFNIAAQFGGTYESAENDERKQFTAMLSFVKKFKGKISSILVYSLERFSRNDNSIWLSGELRRLGIEIISVTQPIDTSSASGQMQQKLLFLFGEFDNQLRKQKCSAGIKEMLLRGDWPTSPPLGFEIDRSKNKRQIVINAKGRLIRQAFEWKAYENVSNEVIRDRLAQRGLKLIHQRISEIFRNPFYCGLMVHNMLEGQVVVGNHEKLVSRELFLKVNGILDKISHGFSLNEENVHIPLKRFMFCAECEKPLSGYLNRKKNIYYYKCKTKACCNNKNADSLNSRFADILDFFKIDVAIDYIELLVEQVAATFNQLTQNKQADLLELENSHREIKRKVERLEERYIEEDLSQELYKKYHEKYSEEKKEIERNLLVLSSKSSNLVKCVRLAIEYATQLPLSWLSGDYHTKQQLQALLFPSGMSYDKKNDKVRTSEINLVFLYIAHFQQIMLKKERGIPELNLNYASFADSVAGSRIELPTSGL; encoded by the coding sequence ATGTCAGAAATCTTTTTTTTCGACTCGTTTGCAAAAGGGAAACAAAATAAAAAAGTTTCCAAAAGCTTGGAATGCGTTATCTATACAAGGGTTAGTAGTAAAGAGCAGGCTGATAATTTAAGTCTGGGAACCCAATTGAAGGCCTGTACGCTATACGCAGAGAAATTCGGGTTTAATATCGCCGCTCAGTTTGGAGGAACTTATGAAAGCGCTGAGAACGATGAGAGAAAACAATTTACTGCTATGCTTTCTTTCGTGAAAAAATTCAAAGGAAAAATATCTTCTATTTTAGTGTACAGCCTGGAAAGGTTTTCAAGAAATGATAATTCAATCTGGCTTAGTGGGGAGTTGAGGCGTTTAGGGATAGAAATAATTTCTGTAACACAACCTATCGATACCTCAAGTGCTTCAGGCCAGATGCAACAAAAATTACTGTTCCTGTTTGGTGAGTTTGATAATCAGCTGAGAAAGCAAAAATGTAGTGCAGGTATCAAGGAGATGTTATTGCGTGGCGATTGGCCGACTAGCCCTCCATTGGGATTCGAGATCGACCGTTCTAAAAACAAAAGGCAAATTGTTATAAATGCTAAGGGGAGGCTCATTCGTCAGGCGTTCGAATGGAAAGCGTACGAAAATGTGTCAAATGAAGTCATCCGGGACAGGTTGGCCCAGCGAGGACTAAAGTTGATTCATCAGCGTATATCAGAAATTTTTAGAAATCCCTTTTATTGTGGCTTGATGGTGCATAATATGTTAGAGGGGCAGGTTGTTGTCGGCAATCATGAAAAATTGGTTAGTAGGGAGCTTTTTCTTAAAGTTAATGGCATACTGGACAAGATTTCTCATGGTTTTTCACTCAATGAGGAGAATGTGCACATTCCTTTGAAGCGCTTTATGTTTTGTGCTGAATGTGAGAAGCCCTTGAGCGGCTACCTAAACCGCAAAAAGAATATATATTATTATAAGTGTAAAACCAAAGCTTGTTGTAATAATAAAAATGCAGACTCGCTAAATTCCAGATTTGCCGATATCCTTGATTTCTTCAAAATTGACGTAGCCATAGATTATATTGAATTATTGGTTGAGCAGGTCGCCGCGACATTCAATCAGTTGACTCAGAATAAGCAAGCAGACCTTTTGGAGTTGGAAAACAGCCACCGGGAAATAAAGAGGAAAGTAGAACGATTAGAGGAAAGGTATATTGAAGAAGATCTCAGTCAGGAGCTTTACAAAAAATATCATGAGAAATATTCAGAGGAAAAAAAGGAAATTGAGCGGAATTTGCTTGTCCTCTCAAGTAAAAGTTCGAACCTAGTGAAATGTGTTAGGTTGGCGATAGAATATGCCACTCAACTACCTTTAAGCTGGCTTTCTGGGGACTATCACACCAAGCAACAACTGCAAGCATTACTGTTCCCTAGTGGTATGAGTTACGATAAGAAAAACGATAAAGTTCGAACCAGTGAAATAAATTTAGTCTTTTTGTATATCGCTCATTTTCAGCAAATTATGCTTAAAAAGGAAAGAGGCATACCAGAATTAAATCTGAATTATGCCTCTTTCGCCGATTCGGTAGCGGGGAGCAGGATCGAACTGCCGACCTCAGGGTTATGA
- a CDS encoding START-like domain-containing protein, with product MAEKKKFTLEYEVRSSPRILYSFISEPNGLSQWFADDVNFRDQVYTFTWDDEQLKAKLVSVKENKLVKFKWLDDEPQCYFEMEIVQDELTNDVALSITDFTTDELLAEKKLIWDNQIDYLISVLGA from the coding sequence ATGGCAGAAAAGAAAAAATTTACACTCGAGTACGAAGTTAGATCGTCGCCAAGAATATTGTATAGTTTTATTAGCGAACCAAATGGCTTATCGCAATGGTTTGCAGATGATGTAAATTTCCGCGATCAGGTATATACCTTTACCTGGGATGATGAGCAGTTAAAGGCAAAACTGGTTTCGGTAAAAGAAAATAAACTGGTCAAGTTTAAATGGCTGGATGATGAACCTCAATGTTATTTTGAGATGGAAATTGTACAGGACGAATTAACCAATGATGTAGCCCTCTCAATCACTGACTTTACTACTGACGAGCTCCTTGCAGAGAAAAAATTAATCTGGGACAACCAGATCGATTATCTGATTAGCGTTTTGGGTGCATAA
- a CDS encoding LptF/LptG family permease has product MFILLMFFLFKWIDDLIGKGFEWYTILELMYYASAANVSMALPLSVLLSSIMTFGTLGENYELVAIKSAGISLQKAMRPLFVVILILTVASFFFSNYMLPKANLKFGSLLYDIRNKKLSFLIKPGVFNNAIPGYAIRVDSKEEDGTLHNIMIYDHRENNGIPKIILAKEGKMIKTSDGKFLQLNLKNGIQYEEQSSKNGMYNPRQVFTRNRFKETEPRFDLSSFNQSSTDPNAFGNSTPMLNLKGIVKKRDSLNKQLDSLKMRTVANLTSNFKQFNTTKGYTKIKAVPKEINDVILKSIPNGSRKLALDNATNVVANIMQHVPNWGPRQTDLTGEIIFTTVEYQRKFTLAASCILLFFIGAPLGAIIRKGGMGLPVVVAISFFLVYHIITTVAEKSAREGNLNPIFGMWIAVIVLSPLAAFLTYKATVDSALFDVNYYKQLIVKVFKKKGK; this is encoded by the coding sequence ATGTTTATCCTGTTGATGTTTTTTCTATTTAAATGGATTGATGATTTAATAGGAAAGGGCTTTGAATGGTACACCATTTTGGAGCTGATGTATTATGCTTCGGCCGCCAATGTTTCGATGGCGCTGCCCCTTTCGGTACTGCTTTCTTCCATCATGACTTTTGGAACGCTCGGCGAAAATTATGAACTGGTGGCCATTAAATCGGCAGGTATTTCATTGCAAAAAGCCATGCGCCCCTTGTTTGTGGTGATCCTGATCCTTACCGTGGCCTCCTTCTTTTTCTCCAATTACATGTTACCCAAAGCCAATTTAAAATTTGGTTCGCTGCTGTACGATATCCGGAACAAAAAACTTTCTTTCCTGATCAAACCAGGGGTTTTCAATAATGCCATTCCGGGTTATGCTATTCGTGTCGATTCTAAAGAAGAGGATGGTACTTTGCACAACATCATGATTTACGATCACCGCGAGAATAATGGTATTCCAAAAATTATACTGGCCAAAGAAGGTAAGATGATCAAAACTTCTGACGGAAAATTCCTGCAACTTAACCTTAAAAACGGCATCCAGTATGAGGAGCAATCCTCAAAAAATGGCATGTACAATCCGAGGCAGGTTTTTACACGGAACCGTTTTAAAGAAACCGAGCCCCGGTTTGATCTTTCTTCCTTTAATCAAAGTAGTACCGATCCCAATGCATTTGGTAACAGTACCCCAATGCTCAACTTAAAGGGCATTGTGAAAAAACGCGATTCGCTTAATAAACAGCTCGATAGTTTAAAGATGAGGACCGTTGCCAACCTCACCAGCAATTTTAAACAGTTTAATACCACTAAAGGTTATACCAAAATAAAAGCGGTACCTAAAGAAATTAATGATGTGATCCTGAAAAGTATCCCGAACGGATCGCGGAAATTGGCGCTTGATAATGCAACCAATGTAGTGGCCAATATTATGCAGCATGTACCCAACTGGGGTCCACGACAAACCGATTTAACCGGTGAAATCATTTTCACCACGGTAGAGTATCAACGCAAGTTTACACTGGCCGCTTCGTGTATCCTGCTTTTCTTTATCGGCGCACCACTGGGAGCGATTATTAGAAAAGGTGGGATGGGTTTACCGGTTGTAGTGGCCATTTCTTTCTTCCTGGTGTACCACATCATTACCACCGTGGCCGAAAAATCTGCACGCGAAGGAAACCTGAACCCGATATTCGGTATGTGGATTGCGGTAATTGTACTGTCGCCACTGGCTGCATTTTTAACCTATAAAGCCACCGTAGATTCAGCTCTTTTTGATGTAAATTACTACAAACAGCTTATCGTTAAAGTGTTTAAAAAGAAGGGAAAATAG
- a CDS encoding bifunctional 3,4-dihydroxy-2-butanone-4-phosphate synthase/GTP cyclohydrolase II, producing the protein MQTKLNTIEEAIADIKAGKVIIVVDDENRENEGDFLTAAENATPEIINFMATYGRGLICAPLTEERCKELNLNLMVGKNTAAYETNFTVSVDLVGHGCTTGISASDRSKTMLALVDPKTDPEELGRPGHIFPLIAKDGGVIRRAGHTEAAVDLARLAGMKPAGLLVEILKEDGEMARLPDLFKIAEQHQLKIISIEDLIAYRLRIDSLIKQEVSIDLPTAWGDFKMTAYTQLDNNATHLAISKGTWNADEPILARVHSSCVTGDIFGSCRCDCGPQLHKALEMIEKEGKGIVVYMNQEGRGIGLINKLRSYNLQDAGFDTVEANIKLGFKGDERDYGVGAQILRSEGVTKMRLMSNNPTKRAGLIGYGLEVVENIPIEIASNVHNERYLTTKRDKMGHSIMKG; encoded by the coding sequence ATGCAAACGAAATTAAACACAATAGAAGAAGCCATCGCAGATATAAAAGCTGGTAAAGTTATTATTGTTGTAGATGATGAAAATAGAGAGAACGAAGGTGATTTCTTAACGGCTGCCGAAAATGCAACCCCCGAGATCATCAACTTTATGGCCACTTATGGACGTGGTTTAATCTGCGCACCCTTAACTGAAGAGCGCTGCAAAGAACTCAACCTAAACCTGATGGTGGGTAAAAATACCGCAGCTTACGAAACCAATTTCACCGTTTCGGTAGATCTTGTGGGCCATGGTTGTACTACCGGGATCTCAGCAAGCGACCGTTCTAAAACGATGCTGGCTTTGGTAGATCCTAAAACGGATCCTGAAGAGTTGGGCAGACCGGGGCATATCTTTCCTTTAATTGCCAAAGATGGGGGAGTGATCCGTCGCGCTGGTCATACTGAAGCAGCTGTAGATTTGGCGCGTTTGGCCGGAATGAAACCAGCAGGTTTGTTGGTGGAGATTTTAAAAGAAGATGGCGAAATGGCCAGACTTCCGGATCTGTTTAAAATTGCCGAACAACACCAGTTAAAAATTATATCGATTGAAGATTTAATTGCATACCGTTTAAGGATTGATAGCCTGATTAAACAGGAAGTAAGCATCGACCTGCCAACTGCATGGGGCGATTTTAAAATGACGGCCTATACCCAGTTGGATAACAATGCCACACACCTGGCCATTTCTAAAGGCACCTGGAATGCTGATGAGCCTATTTTAGCTCGTGTACACAGTTCGTGCGTAACAGGCGATATATTTGGCTCATGCCGCTGCGATTGCGGTCCACAGCTGCACAAAGCTTTGGAGATGATCGAGAAAGAAGGGAAAGGCATTGTGGTATATATGAACCAGGAGGGTAGAGGCATCGGACTGATTAACAAACTGCGTTCTTATAATTTACAGGATGCCGGTTTTGATACGGTTGAAGCCAATATTAAACTAGGTTTTAAAGGCGACGAACGCGATTATGGCGTAGGTGCACAGATCCTGAGATCAGAAGGTGTAACTAAAATGCGCCTGATGAGCAACAATCCAACCAAAAGAGCCGGCCTGATTGGTTATGGTTTAGAGGTTGTGGAAAACATCCCGATCGAGATTGCCAGTAACGTACACAACGAACGTTATTTAACCACCAAAAGAGATAAAATGGGTCACTCTATTATGAAAGGATAG